The following coding sequences lie in one Nakaseomyces glabratus chromosome K, complete sequence genomic window:
- the HAP5 gene encoding Hap5p (CAGL0K09900g~Component of CCAAT-binding factor complex that functions as transcription factor; regulates expression of respiratory genes and genes involved in iron homeostasis) → MEKMEKTYGQEPGQEPGQEPGQEQEQALEQSREQEQGRGAGMKGEELDVQFDNGAHEDGLEFEEDEDVFRNVGLGLEGHYKEIMIEYWQQLINEIESTNEPGSEYQDDFKSHSLPFARIRRVMKTDEEVKMISAEAPIIFAKACEVFITELTMRAWCVAEKHKRRTLQKADIAEALQMSDMFDFLIDIVPRSTIGAQNNSS, encoded by the coding sequence ATGGAGAAGATGGAAAAGACGTATGGACAGGAGCCAGGGCAAGAACCAGGGCAAGAGCCAGGGCAAGAGCAAGAGCAGGCGCTGGAGCAGTCGCGGGAGCAGGAGCAGGGGCGCGGCGCAGGTATGAAGGGGGAGGAGTTGGATGTTCAGTTTGACAACGGTGCGCATGAGGACGGGCTTGAGTTTGAAGAGGACGAGGATGTGTTTCGCAATGTTGGGCTAGGGCTGGAGGGCCACTACAAGGAGATCATGATTGAGTACTGGCAGCAGCTGATCAACGAGATAGAGTCTACGAACGAGCCCGGGTCTGAGTACCAGGACGACTTCAAGTCGCACTCGCTACCGTTTGCCAGAATACGGAGAGTCATGAAGACCGACGAGGAAGTGAAGATGATTAGCGCAGAGGCACCTATAATATTCGCGAAGGCGTGCGAAGTGTTTATCACTGAGCTCACGATGCGGGCGTGGTGCGTTGCCGAGAAGCACAAGCGGCGCACATTGCAAAAAGCCGATATAGCTGAGGCCCTGCAGATGAGCGATATGTTCGACTTCCTCATCGATATAGTACCTCGTTCCACCATAGGAGCGCAAAACAACTCTTCGTAA